The proteins below come from a single Drosophila teissieri strain GT53w chromosome 3L, Prin_Dtei_1.1, whole genome shotgun sequence genomic window:
- the LOC122616500 gene encoding uncharacterized protein LOC122616500 yields MSHYMSYFSLLLFAVLLALGSAQYYTQYNPYYTPSPTFSSLNNYYYQTTPYPYYYSTYTTPSPYSNTQIRIWPYVIGQYLYPTYYNTNYYNPYATLSNSNWQSYYANVYGTRMGKK; encoded by the exons ATGTCACACTACATGAGCTATTTTTCGCTGCTGCTCTTTGCAGTCCTGCTGGCG cTGGGATCTGCGCAATACTACACACAATACAACCCCTACTACACGCCGAGTCCCACATTCTCCAGCTTGAACAACTATTACTACCAGACGACGCCGTATCCGTACTATTACAGCACGTATACGACACCGAGTCCCTATTCCAATACGCAGATCAGGATCTGGCCCTATGTCATCGGCCAGTATCTGTATCCCACGTACTACAACACCAACTACTACAATCCATATGCCACGCTGAGCAATTCCAATTGGCAGAGCTACTATGCGAATGTCTATGGAACGAGAATGGGCAAGAAGTAG
- the LOC122617471 gene encoding uncharacterized protein LOC122617471, whose protein sequence is MSNATKMVYSYRILWLSGVLLGPILLAAIAVQGQEPASPVFQNHKTKEWTNLDNITFSFDCKRRSVGFYADMEYNCQIFHMCDEEGNRIPHLCANETSFNQEYRICDWDYNFNCTESPKWFYLNELTYATDPPDEDDEDY, encoded by the exons ATGTCCAACGCCACAAAAATGGTTTACAGTTATAGAATTTTATGGCTTTCCGGCGTTTTACTAG GTCCTATCTTGCTGGCCGCCATTGCTGTTCAGGGCCAGGAGCCTGCCAGTCCAGTATTTCAAAATCACAAGACGAAGGAATGGACGAATTTAGATAATATAACATTCTCATTCGATTGCAAGAGGCGTTCGGTGGGCTTCTATGCCGACATGGAGTACAATTGCCAG ATCTTTCACATGTGCGACGAGGAGGGCAATCGCATTCCCCATCTGTGCGCCAATGAGACGAGCTTTAACCAGGAGTACAGAATCTGTGATTGGGACTACAACTTTAACTGCACAGAGTCACCC AAATGGTTCTACCTGAACGAACTGACCTATGCCACAGATCCGCCAGATGAAGACGACGAGGATTACTGA
- the LOC122616499 gene encoding uncharacterized protein LOC122616499 has product MQLKWFKVDSKFLTKSSSARHSLLLLLLAFCCLSSAFAAKITKKVEKTSEKPEVDAAASPIEEENAEDAGEDDDDDDDDDEEAEEPAVDAADKEAAAGAASNKNPNAVQAATDPTDLSVWGMVRTLWGWLRSDLSESLFGDDDSDDGKPASGSSAVEGRTFGKIRRLQMALIPIIFKFGVLSAMVAFLVAIGMKSLFLLKVLVVMNAIAILGKFITLKTSLFGQYENTAPSFNYPGWNPHAKESWGPTGLSGQGGGHPPSKEIHLHIHGNAQTQAQLAGQGYQYESQSGGWASRSDPYGAYAPTGQFTDSQPVGAVAGEVPNNTDPMSLLPTKYRARHLIR; this is encoded by the exons ATGCAGCTCAAATGGTTCAAAGTGGATTCTAAA TTTCTCACCAAGAGTTCAAGTGCGCGGCactcgttgctgctgcttctgttggcCTTTTGCTGCCTGAGCAGTGCCTTTGCTGCCAAGATAACGAAGAAGGTCGAAAAAACATCGGAAAAGCCCGAGGTGGACGCTGCTGCATCTCCCATTGAGGAGGAAAACGCTGAAGATGCTGGTGaagatgatgacgacgacgacgatgacgacgaggaggcggaggaACCTGCGGTGGATGCGGCTGACAAAGAAGCTGCTGCAGGGGCAGCGAGTAACAAGAACCCCAATGCCGTGCAGGCAGCCACGGATCCCACAGATCTCAGTGTCTGGGGCATGGTTCGCACTCTGTGGGGCTGGCTTCGCAGCGATCTGAGTGAAAGCCTATTCGGCGATGACGATAGCGACGACGGAAAGCCCGCGTCCGGCAGCTCAGCAGTGG AGGGGCGTACCTTCGGCAAAATCCGTCGACTTCAAATGGCCTTGATACCCATTATTTTCAAGTTTGGTGTTCTTTCGGCGATGGTTGCCTTTCTGGTCGCCATTGGCATGAAATCGCTGTTCCTGCTCAAGGTTCTGGTGGTGATGAACGCCATTGCCATTCTGGGAAAGTTCATTACCCTCAAGACCAGTCTCTTCGGACAGTATGAGAACACGGCGCCGTCCTTCAACTACCCGGGCTGGAATCCGCATGCCAAGGAGTCGTGGGGTCCCACTGGACTGAGTGGTCAAGGCGGTGGCCATCCTCCCAGCAAGGAGATTCACCTGCACATCCATGGAAATGCCCAGACTCAGGCGCAACTCGCCGGCCAGGGCTACCAGTATGAGTCGCAGTCGGGTGGATGGGCCAGTCGATCGGATCCGTATGGAGCCTATGCACCAACGGGTCAGTTCACGGATAGCCAGCCCGTGGGAGCGGTGGCCGGAGAGGTGCCCAACAACACGGATCCCATGTCCCTGCTGCCCACGAAATACCGGGCGAGACACCTCATCCGCTGA